Sequence from the Nitrospirota bacterium genome:
TCCACGTGCTGGCAGCCGCCGTAATAGCGGCGGCCGGGGTAGCCCTCGGCATACTTGTTCGTCATGAGGGAGCCTTGCGCCGCCAACACGGCGGGGCTGGCGAAATTCTCCGACGCGATCAGCAAGAGCTTGTCCCGCTGACGCTTCTCTTCCTTGCGAATCGCCTCATACACGGCGGGATCGCCCGCCTTCAAGGCCTTCAACGAACCTACGGCCTGACTACTCATGAGACCCCCTCATCGCTCCCCTCATCAACTCGCCCGCCCGTTCCGTTCAACAGCCCGGTCATGACGTTCCGGCTCGTGCCGCGCAGCCGGATCAGGCTTCGGTCTCCACGACCGCCTCCTGCTCCTGCGCCTTCCTCACCACATGGACCGCCACCGTCGCCGTCACATCACGATGCAACTTCACCGATACCGCCACCGTCCCCAGTTCCTTGATCGGCTGCGCCAATTGGATCTTCCGGCGGTCCACCGTAAAGCCATGCTCGACCAGCCCCTCTGCGATATCCTTGGTCGTGACCGATCCGAAAAGCTTGTCATCCTTGCCTACCTGGGCCGTGATGGTCAGCGAGACCGCGGACATCTTCTTGGCCAAGGTCTCGATCTCCTGCTTCTCCTTCTTGGCCTTTTCCGCCATGGTGCGCTTGGCATGCTCCAGCTCCTTGACGTTGCGGATATTGGCTTCCAAAGCCTTGCGGCGCGGGAGCAGATAGTTCCGTGCGAAGCCATCCGATACGTCCAGCAGGTCGCCCAGATGGCCGACCCCTTCCACGTTCTCTTTCAAAATCACTTTCATAGTGCTAACCCCTTTGTTAGAAAGGGAAAAGCATACTGGCCGGGCCGGCAAAAGTCAATTCGGAATCGGGCGACTTGGCGACTTAATTTTCAGGTAGGGAACTGGTGCAACCGATATCATAGAGAGACATGCTGGCAAGTCGTGACCGTGTTGACAACGTTCATGCACTACCGTACATTGCAACACACAATGCCACGGTGTATCATATTTCATCACTTCTTCCTACGGTACGGACGATGAAGAAGAATACCGCCGCATTAAATAGTGCTGCGAAACGCATCGTAGATGCTCTGGAAGGACATCTCTCTGGCCTGCCTCCCGAGGAGAGGATGGCGCGTACCCTTAAAGCCTACAAGCGTGTCCAAGAGGCTATGACCGTCTCCCGCCGCGATGGAACTCATCCCACGCCTGCAAAGCCTGAATATAAGCCTCAGACCCGGGTTGCAGCTCGTAGTCATCGGTAAGAACTTTCAAGAAGAGTCCTTTATCCCCTAGCCGCATTAAATCCTTCACCAGAGCAAGCCGTAACGCCCTTTCTTTGACCGCATCCTCATCCGGCAGCCTTCTTTTTGTGCCACGTGCTGTCTCCTCTCGAACAACTCGCTGGAGATCATCGTCCTTATCTTTGCTTTTACTCATCTATCCCTCGCCAGATAGGCCAGACCGCAAGCTTTTCGCGCTGACTCTCCCAACGCGCCCCTCATCATCTTTACTTTCCCGTCCTTCTCTTCACGTAAATCCGAATCATCTGACCAATCATCTCGCAGTCGTCCTCCTCCACATTAGCGGGAAGGATCAGCGTAGCCATTCCCTTATCCGGGATGGGAAACGAAAACTTCACGGCTCCCTGGCCCGGTGTCACTATCGCTTGCTCGTCCTCATTCTCGTTCGCCGCCTCCGCCGCTGCCTTCTCCTTCTTCGCCTTAGCCTTGCTCCGATCTGGACGGGCACGCGGCTTATTGAGGATTAATGGCGACAGGGTCACGCCCGCCTCCGTCATGGCCGATTCAAAAAATCGAACGGTCTTGTCCAAGACTTCGCCCTGTGGTCCCCACTCTCGGAAGCGTTCGACAAGCATGCCAGGGGTGGCACTCTCCAACTTCAAATCCTTGACGATGGGTTTGTACGCTGGGACCATGACCTCGCGCATTGCTTCCTTCCACTCAGGCGTTTCATAGGCATTCACCAGTTTCGTCAGTAATACTGTGGTCGCGCTGTTTTCATCAATCAACTTGAGGTAGCGTAAAGCGGTGATTAGTTGCGAGGCCGTGCTGCCTGCGTAATTGGTTAGCACGCTCCCGTCAATGCGATCAGGGACAGTTGTCTCTTTTAGTTTCTGGACGAATCCTTTAAGGGTAACGAGGGAAATGTACGGTGGGAGAGGGTTTTTAACGTTCTCAGATTGTGCCATGTCGACCTCCTTCTGTTATGCTTAAAAAGAATATGCTTTCTGAAACGGAATGTCAATAACTTGGAAGGATTTTTTACTAGCATGAATGTATTAAATAAATCAATGCCTTGCATTAAAAAGTCTTTTTATGTTAGACAGTCTATAGTCTTTATAGATTTTTTAAATGAGGATGGCGCAGCGGTCAAGCCAAGTCCAGACAGACGCGAACGGCCTCTCGTTGTTTCCAGGCTGCAGCTGTTTAGAAGCGATCTCGGTCTGTTTGAAAGATTGCGGGTGGCCTATGAGAAGAGTGATGCAAAGAGATTACGGAAACTGTGGGCTGAGGCGATACCGTGGGAGCCTAGATAGACAATTTAGATGGGGGAGGAGAGGCTGTGCATCATGCACAGGTCATCGAGCGACGATTACATAATGTAATTCAAATGTACTACCACTCCGCCGATTCCTGCCCTTGCATTTCGGATGGCGAGCGACTACTGTTGACGCATCGTGCAGAGTCATTTTCGAAAACGCCGCCGCACAATCTGACACCCCCACGTGACGCTGCAAGTGAAGCCGGCAAGTGAAACTCCAAGTGAAGCTGATTGACCTGATCCAGCACTATGCCCGAGCCCTGGCCGTAGCGCGCGACACGGCCGTCACGCGCGGGCTGGATGCGCCGATTCACGCGGATGGCGGGAGAAAAATGGCGACGGCCGGCACCCTGCATCTGTACGGGTTCCACGTGCCGGCCTCGGCGCCCTTGGCCGAAGATGTCCCGGTGACGATCATTCCGCCGGGAGACCAGGAGCCTACCGAAGGATTCGTCGTCGGCCACGACGACCGCACCGCGCTCATCCAAACCTTCGACGCATTCGGCCAGACCGTTGAGTCGGCCAGCATCATTCCGGATACCACGGCATTCTTCGACACCGCCTCGAAACGCCTCGCGGACATGGCGGTCAAGTCGGATGCCTATACGTTAGGCCCGGCAGAGAGACTCACGCCCTGGCTCTCCCCCGAAGCTTCCCACGCCGAACTGTTGGCACGCGGCCCCGTGACAACCGCGGCCTTCGGCACCCTCTGGGAGGAAGATCCGGCCGCCAGACGGGTCAAGCTGGCGACCCTGGCGATCGAATTGGCACGGAGCAACAAGCGCACCCTGCTGATCAGCCCGAGCCATCGCCACTCCGACGATATCCTGGGCGTCATCGCCCGAGCGATGAAAGCCGCCGGCTTGACGTTCAAGAGTCTGCTCTGCCGGTACGAGATGCCGCTGCAGCCAGAGGCCAGCGGCATGGCCCTCCCCGAACTGGGCTTTGAGGCCCAGATGCATCACTTCTATGCCCGGTCACGCGCCGACAAGGCCGCACTGCGGCGCAAGTACGAGCGGTTCCGTGAGCTCACGCCGCTCCTGGCCTACAAGGCCCAAAAGCAACGGGACCTCGACGAGGTCAAGCTCCTGGAGTGGAGGCTCTTGACCCAACTCAGCGATTTGCAGCGCAAGATCAAAGAAATCGCCACGACACTGGCCGAGTATGAGTCGCTGCCGATTTGGAAGCGGCTGGCCATGCAGACAGGGGGCAAGAATGTCGCCTCCCTGGGCGAATACAAACGCATCTATGAAGAACAGGTTCAGGGCCTGTTGCGCGAGTTGGAGATCGCCAAGCACCGGATCGACGAGCTCAGCCCCGAAGCCGCCATCCCCAAGGACCTGCGCCCCGAATACGACGAACTGAGGGACGACATCAAGAAACTGGGCGGCACCAAGCAGATCCGGGAAATGCTCGCCGCCGAGGAAGACACCAACCGCCAGGCCTTCCTGCAAAACAAACGGATCGTGGCCACCACGGCGGCTCGGGTCATCTCCGACCCTCTGTTCGGAAAGGTGCGCTTCGACGTGCTGATCGCGGACGAGGCGCCGTTGATCCCGGCCGCCTTGTTGTTGGC
This genomic interval carries:
- a CDS encoding 50S ribosomal protein L9, which encodes MKVILKENVEGVGHLGDLLDVSDGFARNYLLPRRKALEANIRNVKELEHAKRTMAEKAKKEKQEIETLAKKMSAVSLTITAQVGKDDKLFGSVTTKDIAEGLVEHGFTVDRRKIQLAQPIKELGTVAVSVKLHRDVTATVAVHVVRKAQEQEAVVETEA